In the genome of Deltaproteobacteria bacterium, the window CGCTACTCACCTGATGTCTCCTCTTCCGAAAGTAAATAAGTGGTGCGAGAGAGGGGAGTTGAACCCCTATCCGCTAATGCGGGCTGGATCCTAAATCCAGTGCGTCTTCCAGTTCCGCCACTCTCGCAAATCATGAAACTACCGTAAATATAGTAACTCACCATATGAATGTCAACCGTGAATCTCTTGCTGCCAGGAGTGTGTGCGGATGGAATAAGTGTCTGATAATTATGAAATAACTCGACTCTCAACGACCCCAGATATATTATAACTGGTCGGGGCGAGAGGATTTGAACCTCCGACCCTCTGAACCCCATTCAGATACGCTACCAGACTGCGCCACGCCCCGACCTGATTGTGATTGTGACCTATCACTGTGAATATGATCTGTCAAGATAGAATCGGTATTCTACAAACAAAAGTATCTCTTGATGTTCTCAAGTTTTCTCTTCCCGATCCCTTTTATCCCGCCTAATTCATCAATGGATGAAAACCCGCCTTTCTCCTTCCTCAATTGCAGTATGGCCGCCGCCGTCTTTTCCCCGATGCCCGGAACCAAGAGCAACTCCTCCGTAGTTGCCCGCTGTATCGAAAGCGGTATTCCCAGTGCGACCAGCGTGACCGGCTCCATTCTGCCGATCTCTACATCGAGACCGCCGGGTATGCGGCTGACGATGACGCGTTCACCGGTCGTCAACGGCACGTCAGAGCAAGTCTCATCGCATCGATCGAGAGCATCAAGACCCGCAGTACGGAAAAGGTCGTCGAGATACGCCGGGGAAGCCAGTTCGTAGATCCCGTCATTCGTGACGCTTCCCGCTATTTCAATGATCACCCGTTCCGGCGTTGCGCCAC includes:
- a CDS encoding helix-hairpin-helix domain-containing protein encodes the protein MVRRPIVYGASVLLCAAVFLCLTSMCFICEADPVPVPPFLPRGATPERVIIEIAGSVTNDGIYELASPAYLDDLFRTAGLDALDRCDETCSDVPLTTGERVIVSRIPGGLDVEIGRMEPVTLVALGIPLSIQRATTEELLLVPGIGEKTAAAILQLRKEKGGFSSIDELGGIKGIGKRKLENIKRYFCL